The Pseudopipra pipra isolate bDixPip1 chromosome 6, bDixPip1.hap1, whole genome shotgun sequence genome includes a region encoding these proteins:
- the PRR33 gene encoding proline-rich protein 33 isoform X1: METNYTSEMTMLITVSSSIQSAPIHHHLSPPPTLPKPGKDNVRLQRLLKKAAKKNAVFASEQAKSFRSSLSPVNEASPDQEEYDESTPPAEIPETTASPSTSLPTHISIRPVNHRAPSPFRKSKPFTLKVTEQRRIAEHVLLTTSSAMPLLHKPEAPETTHQPEDVGSHLPSPCDPSVFPQPPPSSKERAPEVTYVTKVNTYFHSVKPPRAKTPTSNLTQGTVSHEDKRPSSPAPQTSCSEPSPEHIPTSLDDSNATLPSLEPPLLPAADTEPAADTEPPDQAPKPVPIEESIKAPSPKPSTSDAHSNMPTTHGTDTEISGSETASELPKEDRDILKQTTSSAPWRQAHPPTATPAQADGTGSTSTDTKAEDIIQTQLTPSLPNTGLPLKAEPAPPSAEAARPSGTSASGWRRLRKHLMVQPEAPSFPEPKPEKLEQEEGSKEDTAQAAINQDCMLFKSRAMKMWDAILYQVTLNKETKQQAEEKKPRKEENIFLPRRLPILLHKPRFDARKLKELATKPMTKISTVFELSRFRPKSAEEHTKSFNRTASGWSAN; encoded by the exons ATGGAAACAAATTACACATCA gaaatgACAATGCTGATAACAGTATCATCCTCCATCCAGTCTGCTCCCATCCACCACcacctttctccccctcccacccTACCAAAGCCTGGGAAGGACAACGTGCGGCTCCAACGGCTGCTGAAAAAGGCAGCCAAAAAGAATGCTGTCTTCGCTTCAGAGCAAGCCAAGTCCTTCCGCTCCAGCCTCTCACCCGTGAACGAGGCCAGCCCTGACCAAGAGGAGTACGATGAAAGCACTCCCCCAGCAGAGATCCCTGAAACCACAGCATCCCCTTCTACCAGCCTGCCCACTCACATCTCCATCAGGCCCGTCAACCACCGCGCCCCCTCCCCTTTCCGAAAGAGCAAGCCTTTCACACTGAAGGTCACTGAGCAGAGGCGCATTGCTGAACATGTCCTGCTCACAACCTCCTCAGCCATGCCCCTGCTACACAAACCAGAGGCTCCCGAGACTACACATCAGCCAGAAGACGTGGGCTCCCACCTTCCCTCCCCATGTGACCCATCTGTTTTcccccagcctcctccttcCAGTAAAGAAAGGGCACCAGAGGTTACCTACGTCACCAAGGTGAACACTTATTTCCACAGTGTCAAGCCACCAAGGGCTAAGACTCCCACATCAAACCTGACACAAGGAACCGTAAGCCATGAAGACAAAAGGCCTTCTTCCCCAGCACCTCAAACAAGCTGCTCTGAACCATCTCCAGAGCACATACCCACCTCACTTGATGACAGCAACGCCACACTTCCTTCGTTGGAAcctcccctccttcctgctgcagacACAGAACCTGCTGCAGACACAGAGCCTCCTGATCAAGCTCCCAAGCCTGTTCCTATTGAAGAGTCCATCAAGGCCCCTTCACCCAAGCCAAGCACCTCTGATGCCCACAGCAATATGCCTACAACTCACGGAACTGACACTGAAATATCTGGATCAGAGACAGCTTCTGAATTACCCAAGGAAGACAGAGACATCCTAAAACAAACGACATCCAGTGCTCCCTGGAGGCAAGCACACCCACCAACAGCAACGCCAGCACAAGCTGATGGTACTGGGTCCACCTCCACAGACACCAAGGCAGAAGACATCATTCAAACTCAATTGACCCCCAGCTTACCCAACACCGGCCTTCCCCTCAAAGCTGAGCCAGCACCACCatcagcagaagcagcaagaCCATCTGGAACCAGTGCCAGTGGCTGGCGTCGCCTCAGGAAGCACTTGATGGTACAGCCAGAAGCACCCAGCTTCCCAGAGCCCAAGCCAGAAAAGCTGGAACAGGAGGAAGGGAGTAAAGAGGACACTGCTCAAGCAGCCATCAACCAAGACTGCATGCTGTTTAAATCAAGAGCCATGAAAATGTGGGATGCTATTTTATACCAGGTGACACTCAACAAGGAGACAAAGCAGCAAGCAGAAGAGAAGAAGCCACGGAAGGAAGAAAACATCTTTCTTCCCCGCCGCTTGCCCATCCTTCTGCATAAGCCACGTTTTGACGCCCGGAAACTGAAGGAACTGGCTACCAAACCCATGACAAAGATCAGCACTGTGTTTGAGCTGAGCCGGTTTAGACCCAAATCAGCTGAGGAGCACACCAAGAGCTTTAACAGAACAGCATCAGGATGGTCAGCCAACTGA
- the PRR33 gene encoding proline-rich protein 33 isoform X2: MTMLITVSSSIQSAPIHHHLSPPPTLPKPGKDNVRLQRLLKKAAKKNAVFASEQAKSFRSSLSPVNEASPDQEEYDESTPPAEIPETTASPSTSLPTHISIRPVNHRAPSPFRKSKPFTLKVTEQRRIAEHVLLTTSSAMPLLHKPEAPETTHQPEDVGSHLPSPCDPSVFPQPPPSSKERAPEVTYVTKVNTYFHSVKPPRAKTPTSNLTQGTVSHEDKRPSSPAPQTSCSEPSPEHIPTSLDDSNATLPSLEPPLLPAADTEPAADTEPPDQAPKPVPIEESIKAPSPKPSTSDAHSNMPTTHGTDTEISGSETASELPKEDRDILKQTTSSAPWRQAHPPTATPAQADGTGSTSTDTKAEDIIQTQLTPSLPNTGLPLKAEPAPPSAEAARPSGTSASGWRRLRKHLMVQPEAPSFPEPKPEKLEQEEGSKEDTAQAAINQDCMLFKSRAMKMWDAILYQVTLNKETKQQAEEKKPRKEENIFLPRRLPILLHKPRFDARKLKELATKPMTKISTVFELSRFRPKSAEEHTKSFNRTASGWSAN; this comes from the coding sequence atgACAATGCTGATAACAGTATCATCCTCCATCCAGTCTGCTCCCATCCACCACcacctttctccccctcccacccTACCAAAGCCTGGGAAGGACAACGTGCGGCTCCAACGGCTGCTGAAAAAGGCAGCCAAAAAGAATGCTGTCTTCGCTTCAGAGCAAGCCAAGTCCTTCCGCTCCAGCCTCTCACCCGTGAACGAGGCCAGCCCTGACCAAGAGGAGTACGATGAAAGCACTCCCCCAGCAGAGATCCCTGAAACCACAGCATCCCCTTCTACCAGCCTGCCCACTCACATCTCCATCAGGCCCGTCAACCACCGCGCCCCCTCCCCTTTCCGAAAGAGCAAGCCTTTCACACTGAAGGTCACTGAGCAGAGGCGCATTGCTGAACATGTCCTGCTCACAACCTCCTCAGCCATGCCCCTGCTACACAAACCAGAGGCTCCCGAGACTACACATCAGCCAGAAGACGTGGGCTCCCACCTTCCCTCCCCATGTGACCCATCTGTTTTcccccagcctcctccttcCAGTAAAGAAAGGGCACCAGAGGTTACCTACGTCACCAAGGTGAACACTTATTTCCACAGTGTCAAGCCACCAAGGGCTAAGACTCCCACATCAAACCTGACACAAGGAACCGTAAGCCATGAAGACAAAAGGCCTTCTTCCCCAGCACCTCAAACAAGCTGCTCTGAACCATCTCCAGAGCACATACCCACCTCACTTGATGACAGCAACGCCACACTTCCTTCGTTGGAAcctcccctccttcctgctgcagacACAGAACCTGCTGCAGACACAGAGCCTCCTGATCAAGCTCCCAAGCCTGTTCCTATTGAAGAGTCCATCAAGGCCCCTTCACCCAAGCCAAGCACCTCTGATGCCCACAGCAATATGCCTACAACTCACGGAACTGACACTGAAATATCTGGATCAGAGACAGCTTCTGAATTACCCAAGGAAGACAGAGACATCCTAAAACAAACGACATCCAGTGCTCCCTGGAGGCAAGCACACCCACCAACAGCAACGCCAGCACAAGCTGATGGTACTGGGTCCACCTCCACAGACACCAAGGCAGAAGACATCATTCAAACTCAATTGACCCCCAGCTTACCCAACACCGGCCTTCCCCTCAAAGCTGAGCCAGCACCACCatcagcagaagcagcaagaCCATCTGGAACCAGTGCCAGTGGCTGGCGTCGCCTCAGGAAGCACTTGATGGTACAGCCAGAAGCACCCAGCTTCCCAGAGCCCAAGCCAGAAAAGCTGGAACAGGAGGAAGGGAGTAAAGAGGACACTGCTCAAGCAGCCATCAACCAAGACTGCATGCTGTTTAAATCAAGAGCCATGAAAATGTGGGATGCTATTTTATACCAGGTGACACTCAACAAGGAGACAAAGCAGCAAGCAGAAGAGAAGAAGCCACGGAAGGAAGAAAACATCTTTCTTCCCCGCCGCTTGCCCATCCTTCTGCATAAGCCACGTTTTGACGCCCGGAAACTGAAGGAACTGGCTACCAAACCCATGACAAAGATCAGCACTGTGTTTGAGCTGAGCCGGTTTAGACCCAAATCAGCTGAGGAGCACACCAAGAGCTTTAACAGAACAGCATCAGGATGGTCAGCCAACTGA